GCTGTAAACGTCACGCGTGCCTAACAATCTGCTGCTTTTTACCCGCCAAGTATCTTGTTCCTCCACGCTATATATCTTACCCCCATATCCTCCTCCCCGTCTCTGTCCGTACTCACCACCACCAACGCTGTGCACCGCACAAGCAAGCACACGTACGCCACAGAGCACACACAGCCAAGGCGAGAGAGCGGCCATGGCGCCGAGCGCCGTGCAGGCGATGTCGTCGAGccacggcgccgcggcggcgatggtggcggcggggcagaggcggcggctgaCGCGGCTGCTGCTGAACGTGACGGTGGAGCAGAGCCTGTGGCCCGTCCACGTCGTGATCGGCGCGGACTGCACCGTggccgacctcgtccgcgccgccgtcgacgcgtaCGTGCGCGagggccgccgcccgccgctcccttccgccggcggcggcggcgacgcggcggccgggTTCGAGCTGCATTTCTCCAAGTACTCGCTCGAAAGTGCGTCTTTCTATTGCCTTTTCTCTTATTTTTCAAGCTCCATTTTCGTATTGTCATCGTGACAGAGTGGTTTCTTCAGAGCACGAGGCCATGGAGTCGGCTTGAAAATTTCGATTCATTCATGGATTAAGCTTGAGAATTTCGATTTGTTCTGACCTGTTGGAGCAAATTCATCGCGGACTGATTCGATTCTTGGCAGGTCTAAGGCCGGAGGAGAAGCTGGTGGATCTGGGCTCTCGTAACTTCTTCCTTTGCGCACGGAGAACACCTGCTGCTTAATTTTCAATCTGCTTTCGTTTTTGTTAAGCATCTGCTTTCTGCTCTGCTGCTTAggacttgtttagttccaaattttttttttgtcaaacttccaattttccatcacatcgaacaTTTTATACACAcgcaacttttctatcacatcgtatcaatttcaaccaagcttctaaattttaaaatttcagtgtgaactaaacacgaccTTAATTGATTCAAGCGAGCAGAGCATGCAACTGATCACCTGCTCGTCACGAGCTGCTGCATCACGAGCTCGTGATCATACGTGTTGTGCTTGACATGCCGTCGGCTAGCTCATCGCGACGTCGCCTCTACTGTTCATCTTTGATGGATCTTCAGAGCCGTGGAGAGACTGAacttgtacttttttttttccttttctcttcttttctgaaGATCATGTTTGTACTGCTAGCTGTTGGAGTGCAGGAAAAACATAATAataccctgtttagatgggactaaaacttttaagtccctatcacatcggatgtttaaacactaattataaatattaaacgtagactattaataaaacacatatataatcttggactaattcgcgagacgaatctattgagcctaattaatccatgattagcctatgtgatgctacagtaaacattccctaattatagattaattaggcttaaaaaatttgtctcacaaattagctttcaattatgtaattagttttgtaagtattCTATATTAATCTCTAAATTAGTctctaaatacagagactaaagttaagtccctggattcACACACCACCTAAGTTGCGGTAGAACTAGGCAACATGCACTGTCTCTCTCTTGATTCCCCAGAACGATCGAGGCTGAAACTGAAACTgttcgccttttttttttacgactCACACCAGACGTGCAATGTTCATATTAAtagaataggaaaaaaaataaaattataactgTGGGAGGCCgtaatcaggaaaaaaaaaaccacccaAGTACCGACAGCATCAATACATATACCCGGGAGAAGACTAGTACCGAATCAGTTGCCGCTAAGCATGACCAGCCGCCGCTAGGCCATCATGGAACTACAACCGAGATCGTCTAAAACTTAACCCTAACAACCGACACTAAACACCACCACTCTATCCACCTCTCTTTGggattgagagagagaaagagggggtgAGAGAAGATGTAACCGCTCTCCCCTAAGTCCCACATGGCCAACTTAGTAAGTTACATATGTTCACCTCGTACGTACGCACTGGCTGCGTTTTTGTGCTTCCTCGTGTTGCTGAAACTAAAACTGAAACAACACCTCGTGCTAAATACATTCCAAAATTATTGAAAGGCCTCACTCTTTAAGATATATGCTCGTAATACATGTATCCAATTTTAAAAGTGACATTTCAAAGCAACGGTCTTATTTGAATTAAAGCCCGAGCAAATTTCTAACCGAAAATTTTGGTCTCCATCATTTCAGTTTCGGTCTCAAGTTATTTTCGGTATCGGTCTCCGACTCCATCCCGTACGCGCTCGCACGGTTGAGAGATCAGTGCAAATCACATACGGACACGGCTAACCCTCTTCCGGTCTGAAATCCTCGTGATCACCGGCAGTCCAACACCGATTCCCGTACGTACGTACCAGCGCAAATATAATCTGTCGCGTACGTAcgctagatcgatcgatcgatcgtgccAACCACCACAAACTCTCTAAACCAAACTCGAATCCATCCACGCGAATTCACGTACGTACGTAACGCGCCACCGCGAAACCATATGGCGtcgtggccggaggaggaggaggagatgtaCATGATCGTCCTCGGCCACGGCGAcgtcctccacggcggcggcggcggcgagacgaaGCGGATGTGGGCGACATCGCAGGACGGCTGGGTGATCACCTACGACGCGGAGACCCTCGCCACCGCCCtgtgcaggtgcagcagcaacggcggcggcggcggcgccgggcggcgCAAGATGGTCGTCGTCCTGCCGTCGTTCGGGCGGACGCCGCCGGCGGACGGTTCGAGCTGCACGCTCTCCGGCGAtcccaccgacggcggcgggttCACGGTGGTCATCATCGAGCCGCCGGAGGGCTCCGCGCTGTGGTACTGCCACGTCGGCTCCtcatcggcggcgccggcgaagtgGGACAAGGTCGAGTACGACGTGGAGACCCTGTTGAGTTAGTCTAAGCTTTTTTAAGAACGGATATATCATTGCATTGATGATTGAGTGATTGATCCAGCTTTATATGAAAGCAAAGAAACATAATACTGTAATAGTCTGTTTAAAAAGATCGTCCATCGTACATATCAGACGCGTTTTGGACGATCCCATGTACTACATCAAGTAACTAGTTTTTGATGCATTATGTCATTTTTTGGTTTAGTGCGAGATCATTGTTATTCTTGGATGTATATAGTCCGCTAGTACGATTCATAGCATCCGTGGCAGGCAACAGTTGGCTAGCTATCAACGAAACTTCTGCACGGACCCAACACATATCTTCCTCGTCTTGCTTCTATCTGAAAGAAGCTGTGTCGTAGGAGTAGGCTTTGCTTCTTGCGCTGCCGCACGCACGTGGAAGTGGAACACGGGAGCTGGTGATACGTGTTGTTTCATGGCTTTCTTTGTCGTCTCTCTTTGATTGATTCGATCAGGTAGGCGCCGTACGTAGGGTTCTGAACAGACTGAAAACCTGAAACTGAACTGAATTATTGTGACCTTTTCTTTTCGAAGTAACTCCCTCGATCCGtctcttaaaatataacaatatagtTGTTCCTGATTTGTCAGGCTCAGAGGTCAGAGCAGTCTACAATATAACTAGTAAGCTGAAGCTGCTCATGATCATGCAAGTGTAGTATATACTTATCAAACACTCGAACAGGAATAGGGTAATGGTGCCATTTACTTTAATTTTAGCTGTGaatggtgtgtttagttcacgttaaaattagatGTTTGGTTAAAATTTAATTTCAGCATTCACAGGGTAATGGTGCCATTCACTTTAATTATATTACATTTCGTGGAGGGGACGCGATCTGTGAATGCTGAATGCTCAAACAGTCTTAACATATAAGAGAAACGATGAATGCAGAATGCGTGTAAAACGTCTGAAACTCTCAATATAGTTTCCTGGAAACAAGAACATTCAGTGAACGGCAAGAAAAAACACCACTCCAGGCTTCCAGCTTATCCAATTCCATTTGACAGAGTCAACCAAACAGCCCACCTTGCCACTGATTGGCAGATTCGATCATACTAAGGTTCATGTTAcacaaaaaaattatgtattacAGCTCGCCTCTATTTAGTTCAGGTACTAGTATTGTCACCGTTTTCCACCAAAAACTTGCTAACATTGCTTAATGTTAGGTGCTAAAAATCTTTGCCGCATCTTGACAAATTTAAGAGAATTTTTGTTACACTTTGCTGAGTTGTTGACAAATCTTCACTTGATTTAGCTTATCAACCATACGTAAAATTAGGGTAAATCATTAGCACataaataattaagtattaattattacaaactttaaaaataggTTTATTTGACTTTTGAAAATAACTTGTATATAGAAAGTATTTAAAGAAACGTACCGCCATTTAACATTTTAAAATGTATGATAATAATGAAAAATGCGTAAGTTGTAGTTTGaagttaaaagaaaagaaatttgcatactccctccgtatcgtAATAAAGCAATCtattactatgaatctggacatgctccctatatagatttatagtattatgaTACGTTTTATTTGGTATTaggttactactccctccgtttcgttttatttgacgtcgttgactttttatcacacgtttgaccgttcgtcttattcaaaaacttttgtaaaatatgtaaaactatacgtatgcataaaagtatatttaacaatgaatcaaatgataggaaaagaattaataattatttaaattttttgaataagacgagcggtcaaacatgtgctaaaaagtcaacggtgtcaaataaaacaaaacggagagagtatattataagatggatggagtacttaTTAGACGTGGTAAACTGTGGCTGCAAGCCAAAAGAGACCCTAAGAGAATCAGAGCCGTTTATTTTGTGACAAGCTTCTAAGAGAATCTGCATCTTGTGGGCCGCGTCCATCGCACTGGTCCActcgcctctcccctcccccctccattCCGCTCCGATTtaccgcctcgccggccgccgcagtaGGCGGCGCTACGGTTATTTCGGTTAGGGTTCCGGCGAGGCCAACGCCCAccccccacctccacctccacctcccccagagcgagccgccgccgcctgtggaGGGCCAGGGAGAGATGGTTTTCGTGTGGCTCACCGCGTTCTTCCTCGTCGTGGCGCTCATCGTGCTCGTCATCTACCaggtgagggagggagggagatagCTAGCTACCCCCCGCCTCCTCGGTATCTCCGCCCGTCTCCGGGTCTGACCCGTACGGGATTTCGTTTGGATGGAGAGGGCTGCGGATTTGTGGATCGATTGAGGAGAAATTCTCGAATGATTTTGGGGGGTTAGAGCGACTCATGATTCCAAATTGCTGGGGTTTGGTGGGTATTCTTGGTCAGTCGAGAAGGGCTGAGGAATTCCTTTGCTTTTATATGTTGCGTGTTCTAGCGCGATACTGTTCAATGTGCGATCACCGTGGTCGATATCCCTTTGTTCTTGTTTGGGTGTAGTAAATTATGGTTTAGTAACTTACAATTTTGGTTACATTATTCATCCCTTTGGCTGTGGAATTTGGTTTAGAGAATCATTTCCTGATGTTTTAGTTCTacccttttcttttgttttgcagCTGATGTGCTTGGCAGATCTGGAGTTTGACTATATCAATCCATTCGATTCATCCTCCCGGATAAATAAAGTGGTTATTCCAGAATTCGTATTGCAAGCAGCTCTAAGTGTATTATTCCTCCTATCGGGGCATTGGGCAATGTTCTTACTTTCTGCCCCGATGGTGTACTATAACTATACGCTGTAAGTGCTGCTGTCTTCTATCCGCCTTTCAGTctttaaaacattttatagtGCAAAATGGACCAAATGAAAAGTCCGGGACTGCTGTCTTCTTTGTCCTAAGTTATTATTTTGCCATGACTAGTATAAACAGATGAACTGAAAGTTAGAAATGGTACAGTCATTCATGTCTATTATGTGAGAACCAAAACAATAATTTGAAAATGGAAATGGGTGTTCAAGGTTGAGATACCTTTTATAAAGCTGTTTAGGCTGTTTGTTCAGAAAATTTTAGATTAAAATGGTCAGTGAAGTTCTTGGTCTCCTTCAGAAAACAAGTTTTGTACTTTACACATAATATGGTATATGACCTACTTTTGCATTGCCCTGATTTCTGACTTTTGATATACCTTAATACTGCACACGTCTGGATCTTTATTAGTGTAACTTACTAGACATCCTTCTAATATCTTACTGTATTTTCTTATCTGCATTCAGGAAGCACTAAGTTCTGATATGTGTGTCAGGCATGCTTGTTTTGGACCATGATTTTACTTTATTTGATAACTCTGAATTTCTATGTAGCTTTTTTGTGCCTCTTGTTGTACTAAGTTTTATAGGGTAAGTGGTCTTATGATCGATAATATAGGTGTATAACTTCTTATATCTTATATTTGAACAAATGAAGGGATAATGCTGGCTCCTGCATGCAGTATCTACAAGAATGCCTGAAAACTGAAAAGTAGTTCCTACAAACATCTGCAAAACCATCATATTTCATAGTCCTATAGAAAGCACAATCTATATACCCTTCCTAACTTTGTGAATATCTTTTCTTAGCCAACCCTTTTCCTCTTTGACGAAAAACAGCAGGAGAGGCAGAGGCTCCTACTGTGCTATATATATTAGATTAgataaaagaaagttatttacaaaaaaaaaaaacaaagaagaagAGGGAATTTACAAAGCAGATGCTATGCTAAATTCTTAGACGACCTGTATATTGATGCTTGGGACCCCATGTACTAGTATGGTGAGATTATTCAGTCTCGTGCTGTTTAATGTTTGTCCCAGATGAATTAATTCCTTCCCACCCACCCGGACCCATGTTCGTTGCATGTTTTCCATGCTATGGTGTTGCTTGTGGTTGATGATGTAGTGATGAAATCACGAAATTTGACTGTTATTGGTGTGTTCGTGATAAAAAACAACAACATGGGACTGAGAGAACTAGGGTGGATCTAATAGCATACAGTCAGATTTAACCATGTCAGGGAGCTACTGAGAAACTAAATATTGTAATTTTCCTGTAAGCATATTGGTGTAGTATGTGACATCATGGTTAAAGATTCTTGCCTGATTTTAGGTTGGTTTTGAATTGAGGTCTTAGAAGTTAGAATCACTTAGAAGGTAATGGGTAAATATGGTTTTAGAAGGCAGCATATTGCTCAACTTTTGTTGTTAACTATTATTTGATTATCCAGGAATGCAAATCTTTAATTCCAACCAATCAACATATATGTTATCATGTTCAATATCGGATGTAAACAGCATGCGCTATTAATGGAACAGATGTGAACATGCTGGTGTCAGAGTATCAGCACTATAGCGAGATATGGCTGTATCACAAAAGTGCAAATTTCAAGGGCTTGAACTTTGTCAGTGTATTGTATATTTCCATTAGAACTGTAGTCAGATCATCCCTTGTCACttagttttttccttttgaagaaagAAACATGACTGAAACATGAGTTAAGGTTCCCAGAACTGTCACCATTCTATAGAGCTAGGTTTAGCAGTTTTTTTCAGAAAGAAACATGAGTGATAAACTTGAGCTAAGGTTCCCTGAACTGTCACCACTCTATAGGTCTAGGTTTTCTGTTG
The Oryza sativa Japonica Group chromosome 6, ASM3414082v1 DNA segment above includes these coding regions:
- the LOC4340040 gene encoding uncharacterized protein At4g22758, producing the protein MAPSAVQAMSSSHGAAAAMVAAGQRRRLTRLLLNVTVEQSLWPVHVVIGADCTVADLVRAAVDAYVREGRRPPLPSAGGGGDAAAGFELHFSKYSLESLRPEEKLVDLGSRNFFLCARRTPAA
- the LOC4340041 gene encoding protein cornichon homolog 1, whose amino-acid sequence is MVFVWLTAFFLVVALIVLVIYQLMCLADLEFDYINPFDSSSRINKVVIPEFVLQAALSVLFLLSGHWAMFLLSAPMVYYNYTLYQRRQHLVDVTEIFNHLGREKKRRLFKIVGLIILLFLSLFWMIWTVLLEEDE